From Medicago truncatula cultivar Jemalong A17 chromosome 7, MtrunA17r5.0-ANR, whole genome shotgun sequence, a single genomic window includes:
- the LOC11422213 gene encoding uncharacterized protein At2g39795, mitochondrial — MARARAVRKGLKALQDLELLKLLKSEINFELSSNHFQKAQTGSLGEFVVDSDSPNSKDVILRRKCNSGEEIALSAILGPPNYEKDLIFVRDVFMKVCIKKPTLSSILQFDCKVYQKNDESSEFDINNACYLGSPTSLSSSIYRGPLFSELNNNLQKAFKEYLIDKGIGGSLTNFLLHYLHTREQKQYANWLKKGEAFLSKNKSLNQFSETRSA, encoded by the exons ATGGCGAGGGCGAGAGCAGTGAGAAAAGGTTTGAAAGCACTTCAAGATTTGGAACTTCTCAAACTCCTCAAATCCGAAATCAATTTTGAACTTTCTTCTAATCACTTTCAG AAAGCTCAAACTGGTTCTTTAGGTGAATTTGTGGTCGATTCAGATTCACCAAATTCAAAAGATGTgattttgagaagaaaatgcAATTCGGGTGAGGAAATTGCGCTTTCAGCTATATTGGGTCCTCCAAATTATGAAAAAGATCTTATTTTTGTAAGGGATGTTTTCATGAAAGTGTGTATTAAAAAGCCAACCTTGTCCTCCATCTTGCAATTTGACTGTAAAGTTTATCAGAAGAATGATGAAAGCTCTGAATTTGATATCAACAATGCTTGTTATCTTGGATCGCCTACATCTCTTAGCTCTTCCATTTACAGAGGGCCCTTATTCAG TGAATTGAATAATAACTTGCAAAAAGCATTCAAGGAATACCTGATAGACAAGGGAATAGGAGGAAGCTTGACCAATTTCCTTCTCCACTACTTGCACACAAGAGAACAAAAGCAATATGCGAACTGGTTGAAAAAGGGTGAAGCATTCCTATCCAAAAACAAATCATTGAATCAATTTTCAGAGACACGTTCTGCATAA